ggcaaaataaaaattatttggctACTAAAAGTAAAATAACTACAACTGGGTTATTTTTCTATCTACAAGAAAAACTTTTGCTATTAGCATCTGAAGGCTGTAGACATATTTGGTAGCTAGGTACATAgggtcaactcgacggcagcgggtggAGTTTGCGTGTGTGAGGTACAtaggtgtcatgggttgaattttgttccccaaaaatatgtgtattaatttggcttggccaagattcccagtattgtgtgatcatccaccattttgtcatctgatgtgattttcctatgtgttgtaaatcttatctttatgatgttaatgaggagggaGAGGCAGCAGTTTTAGAAATTCAATcaacaagattagattgtgtcttaagccaacctcttttgacatataaaagagagaagcaagcagacagacagggggacttcataccaccaagaaagcagcaatgTGAGCAGAAtgcgttctttggacccagagtccctgcacctgagaaactcctcgaccaaGAAAAAATTGATGAtacagaccttcctccagatctgacagagagagaaagaattcccctggagccgatgccctaatttggacttgtagcctactggactgtgagagaaaaaatttctctttgttaaagctgaacacttgtggtattcctgttacagcagcactcgataactaagacaataggtCAGGAGAGGCGGAGGTCACCAATGATAACTAGTGTTCTTCACACCAGTACTCTAGGAGCACAGGTGAACGTTCTGAAGGATTAATGATTTTGACAACCAGAAAACTTCTCCTCAGTAAAAGGGTGCTAAAGCCATCTGGATGTGGTCAGTGGCCCTCAGAAGGTGAGTCCAGGAAAGTTTCATTTAAGAACACTCTGTCACTCTAAAGGAGAGGGCATTACTCTgtgataattaccttgtgagtgAGGTAGTGCTGGGGAAAGGTTGACAATAAATTCATCTTGTAATTAGAATCTCTATACCCATAAGCACCTGCAAGGAACTAGGATTCCTGCTGGGGGTACTGGCACAGCCTGAGGAGGACTGTAGACATCCAGTAAGAAAGAGTGGAAAGAAAGGGCAATGGCTATTAAACTACTAACCTTGTGGCCCTGGTGAAGCAAAAGCACGCAGACCTACATGATTGTATTGTAGAAGGTAGAGAACAGTTGGAGATTCTTATTCACTAATAATCATCAGGCTCAGCTATGaataaaacagagaacaaaatctAGGCTTTGTCCTAAAGAACTTACTTGTGACAACACCCATGGGGCTGAGGGAGTCTGACTTTGACTTCCTATATAAAGTAAGGGGGGCAAAAAGAAAGCCCAGGATGAGGGCTTTGTTCCCAGCATAAAGAAgagcaatgtgtgtgtgtgtatatatatatatatggtgtgtATAAGAGTATTTACATACCAACCTAAATTTTGGACTATATGACAAAGATGTTTTTTACAAGTATCCACTTACATTGGAACACCTGAAATTTACTGAGAAAATTAAAGTTCTATTGCAAAAATTTAGACTTTAGATTGATGACATCTTCTCAGGCCATATGGAAAATGCTTATATGAAAACGAAAAAAGGGAAGTAAAAGTTTAATATTGAGGATGGTTTAGAAAATGAAAACTCTTATGTTCCCTATATAAAAGCCGTGATAGAAAGAATGTCTTCAGAGAACCTAGGCTCCAAGGTTCAACCAAACGCCCAGCTCAGTCGGGCCAGCAGCATCCTTAATTCTCCCAATGGCCCTCCTGCTCTCTTTACtgacagccctggtggtgttcGGCTGTGGCCCTGCTCCATCTCTGGGCTGCGATCTGCCTCAAAACCACACCCTGGCTAGTGGGAAGACCGTTGACCTTCTGAGCCGAATGCAGAGACTCCCCACTTTCTTCTGTGTGAATGACAGAAAGGACTTCAGGTTCCCCCAGGAGATGGTGGATGGCAGCCAGCTCCAGAAGGCCCAGGCCATCGCTTTCCTCAACGAAATGCTCCAGCAGATCTTTGAACTCTTCCATACAAAGGACTCCTTTGCTGCTTGGAACACTACCCGCCTGCACCAGCTCCTCAATGGGGTCCCTAAACAGCAGGaagacctggagacctgcttcatgCAGGCAATGGAAGAGGAAAAATCTGTCCTTCCCATTGAGGCCCCTGAAGTGGCTGTGAAGGAGTACTTTGAGGGAATCCGTTCCTATCTGAAAGAGAAGGAATACAGTGACTGTGCCTGGGAAGTTGTCAGAGTGGAAATCAGGAGATCCTTCTCTTCATCGACAACCTTGCAAGAAAGGttaagaagaaaggatggtgacaTGAGTTCATCTTGACTTGACTTACAATGACTGATATGCCCTACCGCACTTGCATGCATATCTTTGGTCATTTCAGAAGATGCTTATTTCTGCTGTAGTCACAATTTATGGAATTAAATCCAGCAATTACTTTGTCAGCAGTATTAAGCAAGTATATGTGAAAAATATTCAGCTTCAAGGACATCAGTCTTTAGGAGATGACTGTCCTGACTATCCGtctatttattcttttatgtGTATTGATTCATTTTGGCTTGTTACCATATTtgtaaatatacatttttatatttaaaaaatttcacatttacattgtattaaaatttataaaacatatccacctttctattttattatttattttattaaatttgtaTTATGTCTTATGTAATAAATTCTTATCAAAGAAAATTTCTTGAATTCATTCTTAAAGAATAAAATCAAAGCCCCGATTTTGTAAACGAAATTGAAGAACGGATGGTAAAatgtatttactcattcattctaTTCACGTCATATGTGTCAACTAAGTGGCAGATTACATAATCGCCATCAAATCCAGGTGAATGAAGCAAACACAATTCTTTCCGTGCTAGAACTTTCAGTAGTATAGGGAAAGAAACATAAACACAATACTGATGTTTACTTAATTTCAATTATATTAAATACTactgaaagaatttttaaaaattgatgttCTTACACAACAACTTTAGCTATGAAAGATGctgggaagaaaaggaaatattaGATGTCCTTTCTAAAGTGCCTGGGAGACATGTAGTTTTATTGACAGGAGTCTTACCAGCAGTTGGATACATGGGTCTACCATGTCCAAAAATGCCATTGATGAAGGTATGAATTTGGGATTCGTTATTGTATATCGGATCATGAGAGCATGTGaattgttaaaaaatattttgataaggTTAATTTTatagggtttatttagttttgaaAAGATTTATGGATAGAAGCACTTTTTTTCAGCAAAAAttagttgttttttctttttagataaaTATAACCTAAGAATTTTTATATAAGATAacgggagagagagagaaataaaaaaatatacaaaaaattcCATCCTGGCTAGAGGAAAGgagaataaaaaagaccaaagacacaaaggaaagattagtccaaagaactaatggacacAACTACCACAAGGTTcaccagactgaggccagaaaaactagatggtgcccatttaCCACCACCtggctctggcagggatcacaatagagggtcctggatagagtgagagaaaaatttagaacaaaattcaaattcaacacacacaaaaaagaccaggcatgttggtctgacagagactggagaaacccccagagtatggccccccgacacccttttaactcagtactgaaatcattcCTGAGCCAAAAGAAGAGACGCCCCACTGACTTCTGCCTGGATGACAGAAAGGAGTTCAGGTTCCCCCAGGAGATGGTGGATGGCAGCGAGCTCCAGAAGGCCCAGGCCATCTCTGTCCTCCACAAGATGCCCCAGCAGATCTTCGACCTCTTCCGTACAAATGTCTCCTTTGCTGCTTGGAACACTACCTGCCTGCACCAGCTCCTCAGTGGACTCCTTAAACAGCAGAcagacctggagacctgcttcatgCAGGCAATGGAAGAGGAAAAATCTGTCCTGCCCGTTGAGGGCCCTGAAGTGGCTGTGAAGAGGTACTTCCAGGGAATCTGTCTCTATCTGAAAGAGAAGGAATAGAGTGACTGTGCCTGGgattagccaaagattagacaagtctacAGGGTCAACAATAACACACGTcaggaatgtgcttcataggtCGATCATGTATATGAAACAATTGGACAcaacagcccaaaagcaaagatgagaaagcaggaagagccaggaaaatggaatgaatggaaacagggaatctggggtggagaaggagagagtgttgacacatcacggggttggtaaccaatgttgcagaacaatttgtatattaactgtttaatgataaactagtttgctctgtaaacttttatctaaaaTCACAACAAAAAAAGTTTAGCAAGTGCTatggtaacaacaacaaccatatatatataacattttaaatatatttagaggttatataaaaaaaaaaacctgtgacacttgagtcgatttcaacccacagtgaccctataggacagagtagaactgccccacagggtttccaaggagcagctcgtcaattccaactgccaaccttttggttagcagccaagctcttaacctctgtgccaccagggctcctgtgtaagAGTAGGACATAGAAAATGCTTAAACATTTACACTTACTTATTTAAGAAGGTTTGTTTAATGTTTGAATTAAAACTTTCAAGTGAGCAAATAAAAGTGCAAGTAAAAGTGTGGATATCAATGAGGTTA
This DNA window, taken from Loxodonta africana isolate mLoxAfr1 chromosome 9, mLoxAfr1.hap2, whole genome shotgun sequence, encodes the following:
- the LOC100666154 gene encoding interferon omega-2-like; translation: MALLLSLLTALVVFGCGPAPSLGCDLPQNHTLASGKTVDLLSRMQRLPTFFCVNDRKDFRFPQEMVDGSQLQKAQAIAFLNEMLQQIFELFHTKDSFAAWNTTRLHQLLNGVPKQQEDLETCFMQAMEEEKSVLPIEAPEVAVKEYFEGIRSYLKEKEYSDCAWEVVRVEIRRSFSSSTTLQERLRRKDGDMSSS
- the LOC135232350 gene encoding interferon omega-2-like, with translation MAPRHPFNSVLKSFLSQKKRRPTDFCLDDRKEFRFPQEMVDGSELQKAQAISVLHKMPQQIFDLFRTNVSFAAWNTTCLHQLLSGLLKQQTDLETCFMQAMEEEKSVLPVEGPEVAVKRYFQGICLYLKEKE